In Aminobacterium sp. MB27-C1, a single genomic region encodes these proteins:
- the rnpM gene encoding RNase P modulator RnpM, whose protein sequence is MTEAKRKRPRTCIGCHSESPKRTLVRVVRSPDGIVTIDQSGKKPGRGAYLCLNRECIELARKKKALSRALRCEVDEKIYDELLSLILEQEL, encoded by the coding sequence ATGACTGAAGCGAAGCGCAAGAGACCGAGAACTTGTATTGGATGTCACTCTGAAAGTCCTAAGAGAACTCTTGTTCGTGTTGTCCGTTCTCCAGATGGTATAGTTACTATCGATCAAAGTGGGAAAAAACCTGGCCGAGGGGCCTACCTCTGTTTAAACAGAGAGTGTATAGAACTAGCTCGAAAAAAGAAGGCACTATCGAGAGCTTTACGGTGTGAAGTGGATGAAAAAATCTACGATGAACTGCTCTCGTTGATTTTGGAGCAAGAACTATGA
- a CDS encoding ribosomal L7Ae/L30e/S12e/Gadd45 family protein — protein sequence MIEEKISSFLGLARRSGQLVIGADEINKKLKGNKEGLLVLLASDASVAVRRSVIAKAKRGQCDLRDIPLTCGEVSRAIGTTSTQVVALPLHSGLGEKIQALLAEGGNVLE from the coding sequence ATGATAGAGGAGAAGATCTCTTCTTTTTTAGGCCTAGCTCGTCGGTCAGGGCAGCTTGTAATAGGAGCAGACGAGATTAACAAAAAACTAAAAGGAAATAAAGAGGGGCTACTCGTTCTTTTGGCGTCAGATGCTTCCGTTGCAGTAAGGCGAAGCGTCATAGCGAAAGCTAAGCGGGGGCAATGTGATTTGAGAGACATACCCCTCACTTGCGGAGAGGTATCAAGGGCCATAGGAACCACAAGTACGCAAGTTGTGGCTTTGCCACTACATAGCGGCCTTGGGGAGAAAATACAAGCCCTGCTAGCGGAAGGGGGAAATGTGCTTGAGTAA
- the infB gene encoding translation initiation factor IF-2 translates to MCLSKIRVYELAKMLGISNKDLLTMLEDLGIEAKTHMSSIDNDVAQLIEEAIHDKKTQQPPIAEKEETKVKEKLIISVRETATVKDVATQMGIPVAEAVKALVDEGIMAPAGTQVNESILVVLGEAYDVDFEFEESTSTSKETAAEEGQSVSRGKPIFHGDHMELRPPIVTVMGHVDHGKTTLLDYIRKTNITAREAGGITQHIGASTVMYEDKKIVFLDTPGHEAFTAMRARGAQATDIAILVVAADDGLMPQTREAINHAQAAGVPIVVAVNKIDKPAARPDRVRQQLSDVGLVPEEWGGDTIMVDVSAKSGEGVPQLLEMVLLVAEMGELKADPTVTPEGIVIEANLDKGKGPVATVIVQQGTLRKGDIILLDTTWGKIRAMLDARGRQLAKAGPSTPVEVLGLTSVPQPGEHFILVDSEKTARDEISKREQEKRDSEGTAAKRLTLEELYSQMKEGEIPQLNLLVKSDVQGTNEALCAALEKMGTNEVGINIIHRGVGRIAESDIMLATASNAVVIGFNVRPDKNAQKIAETEGVQIRLYDVIYDVIDDIKAALEGMLAPTIREEVIGQAEIRQVIKVPKAGKIAGCYVTEGTIKRNAKVRIIRDGVVLWAGALANLKRFKDEAKEVNAGYECGVNFTNYQDFREGDIIEAFEIVEEKRHLE, encoded by the coding sequence ATGTGCTTGAGTAAAATAAGAGTATATGAATTAGCCAAGATGTTAGGAATAAGTAATAAAGATTTGTTGACAATGCTAGAGGATCTTGGCATTGAAGCTAAAACACATATGAGCTCTATTGATAACGATGTTGCTCAACTTATTGAAGAAGCGATTCACGACAAAAAAACTCAACAACCACCTATAGCAGAGAAAGAGGAAACAAAGGTGAAGGAAAAACTGATCATAAGCGTTCGAGAGACCGCAACAGTAAAAGATGTAGCAACACAGATGGGTATTCCTGTAGCAGAAGCTGTCAAAGCTTTAGTAGATGAAGGTATTATGGCTCCCGCAGGGACTCAAGTTAACGAGTCTATTCTCGTTGTACTCGGCGAAGCTTACGATGTAGATTTTGAGTTTGAGGAAAGCACTTCAACATCGAAAGAAACAGCGGCTGAAGAAGGTCAGAGTGTTTCTCGTGGTAAGCCAATTTTCCATGGTGATCACATGGAGCTTCGCCCGCCTATCGTAACTGTTATGGGACATGTTGACCATGGGAAAACAACGTTACTCGACTATATACGTAAAACGAATATTACTGCACGTGAGGCAGGCGGTATTACTCAGCATATCGGTGCTTCCACTGTTATGTATGAAGATAAGAAAATAGTGTTTCTTGACACTCCTGGACACGAAGCTTTTACAGCAATGAGAGCTCGTGGGGCTCAGGCTACTGATATCGCGATCCTTGTAGTCGCTGCTGACGACGGTCTTATGCCACAAACCAGAGAGGCTATTAACCACGCTCAAGCAGCGGGTGTTCCTATTGTTGTCGCCGTAAATAAAATTGATAAACCCGCAGCACGCCCAGACCGCGTAAGACAGCAGTTGTCAGATGTTGGGCTGGTTCCGGAAGAGTGGGGCGGAGATACAATTATGGTCGATGTTTCGGCTAAGTCAGGAGAGGGTGTTCCCCAACTCTTAGAGATGGTTCTTCTTGTTGCAGAAATGGGCGAACTTAAAGCTGATCCTACAGTTACTCCTGAGGGCATTGTCATAGAAGCGAATCTTGATAAAGGTAAAGGACCTGTTGCAACAGTAATTGTGCAGCAAGGAACGCTTCGTAAAGGAGATATCATCCTTCTTGATACGACATGGGGAAAAATAAGAGCTATGCTTGATGCTCGTGGTCGGCAGCTAGCAAAAGCTGGTCCTAGCACCCCAGTAGAAGTCTTGGGCCTTACATCTGTTCCGCAACCTGGTGAGCATTTCATTCTTGTGGATAGTGAAAAAACAGCCCGAGATGAAATATCGAAACGCGAGCAGGAAAAACGTGATTCCGAAGGCACAGCCGCAAAACGTCTTACCCTTGAAGAACTCTATTCCCAAATGAAAGAGGGAGAAATTCCACAACTTAACTTGTTGGTAAAAAGTGACGTCCAGGGAACAAATGAAGCTCTGTGCGCTGCTTTAGAAAAAATGGGCACTAATGAGGTCGGAATTAATATTATTCATAGAGGCGTTGGACGAATTGCTGAGTCTGATATTATGCTCGCTACAGCTTCTAATGCAGTTGTCATCGGATTTAACGTGAGACCAGATAAGAATGCTCAAAAAATAGCTGAAACAGAGGGCGTGCAGATTCGTCTTTACGATGTAATTTATGATGTAATTGATGACATTAAAGCAGCTCTTGAAGGAATGCTCGCACCTACAATACGTGAAGAGGTAATAGGCCAAGCTGAGATAAGACAAGTTATCAAAGTCCCCAAAGCTGGTAAAATTGCGGGTTGTTACGTAACTGAAGGTACTATAAAACGAAATGCCAAAGTTAGGATTATCCGCGATGGAGTCGTTCTTTGGGCTGGAGCACTTGCTAATTTAAAGCGCTTTAAAGATGAAGCCAAAGAAGTAAATGCAGGCTATGAATGTGGAGTAAACTTCACTAATTATCAGGACTTTAGAGAAGGGGACATTATCGAAGCTTTTGAAATAGTGGAGGAAAAACGGCATCTTGAATAA
- a CDS encoding DUF503 domain-containing protein → MKNNEKIVPYIGFFQIQIDIPACRSVKERRQVIRSLIDKIRRRWNVSALDLGPENRWDQAYIAFSLVGNSYGMCKDRIEIIKNFIEREEDMAAFTIIHFWQEVDAYDELSNAESE, encoded by the coding sequence ATGAAAAATAACGAGAAAATAGTACCTTATATCGGTTTTTTTCAAATTCAAATAGATATTCCTGCATGCCGAAGCGTAAAAGAACGCCGACAAGTAATTCGTTCGCTTATTGATAAAATTCGTCGACGCTGGAACGTATCTGCTCTTGATCTTGGCCCAGAAAATCGATGGGATCAAGCATATATAGCATTTTCACTTGTAGGAAATTCGTACGGAATGTGCAAAGACCGTATAGAGATAATAAAGAATTTTATTGAGCGAGAAGAAGATATGGCGGCGTTTACAATTATACATTTTTGGCAAGAGGTAGATGCATATGACGAGTTATCGAATGCAGAGAGTGAATAA
- the rbfA gene encoding 30S ribosome-binding factor RbfA, with protein MTSYRMQRVNKQLQREISLLLEYKIKNDVAKEAIITEVSCTKDLEMATVFFITLDKQQRKTVLKALQSVAGPIRSLLGKRLRLRQIPEIRFEVDPSVDYGRHIDALLDSIKEDSLPEDEERDGIEE; from the coding sequence ATGACGAGTTATCGAATGCAGAGAGTGAATAAGCAACTCCAACGAGAAATCAGTTTGCTTCTAGAGTATAAAATAAAAAACGATGTAGCTAAAGAAGCTATCATTACAGAGGTTTCGTGTACTAAAGACCTCGAAATGGCAACTGTTTTCTTTATCACCCTCGATAAACAACAGCGAAAAACGGTCCTCAAGGCGTTACAGAGTGTTGCTGGTCCTATACGTTCTCTCTTAGGGAAACGTTTACGTCTTCGACAGATACCAGAAATACGATTTGAAGTAGATCCTTCTGTAGATTATGGACGGCATATTGATGCGCTGTTAGACAGTATTAAAGAGGATTCATTGCCTGAGGATGAAGAAAGAGATGGAATCGAAGAATAA
- a CDS encoding bifunctional oligoribonuclease/PAP phosphatase NrnA — protein MESKNNVTLEKVFSLLCASPSWVILTHQKPDGDAVGSASSLAAYGMENGKKIRWGGGNPLPPTYSFLPLSETYEVFNRAEDLLPLSKDTLIISLDTSNIERSIPELEKIHNDAQIINIDHHGDNTLYGDYNYIDENASSLGEILWHMFHLCNASYSCNSAIGLYTAIVTDSGKFSFSSTSPRTHEAAAELIKKGVLPAEISHKIFYNQPIESMKLWGKAFERVELAGHSKISVSWLTLEDFLQLNSSPADTEGLVNELLRVKDVEFAILLVEEEDQIRISLRSRGVISARDIAHRFEGGGHMQAAGCRIEAPLSQAIQIITKAVEEAMQ, from the coding sequence ATGGAATCGAAGAATAACGTTACACTAGAAAAAGTTTTTTCTTTATTATGTGCTTCGCCATCATGGGTCATTCTTACCCATCAAAAGCCTGATGGAGATGCGGTAGGTTCAGCATCGTCTCTCGCTGCATATGGTATGGAAAATGGGAAAAAGATTCGTTGGGGAGGGGGTAATCCTCTCCCACCAACGTATTCTTTTTTGCCATTAAGTGAAACTTATGAGGTTTTTAACCGCGCAGAAGACCTTTTACCCCTTTCTAAAGATACTCTTATTATCTCTTTAGATACGAGTAACATTGAACGTTCTATTCCCGAACTTGAAAAAATTCATAATGACGCTCAAATTATAAATATAGACCATCATGGAGATAACACTCTTTATGGTGATTATAATTACATAGATGAAAATGCCTCTTCACTAGGAGAAATACTTTGGCATATGTTCCATCTTTGTAATGCATCGTACAGTTGCAATTCTGCAATTGGTCTTTATACAGCTATTGTCACGGATAGCGGGAAATTCTCTTTTTCTTCAACATCGCCTCGTACTCATGAAGCTGCTGCTGAATTAATCAAAAAAGGCGTTTTACCCGCAGAAATCAGCCATAAAATTTTCTACAATCAGCCTATTGAAAGCATGAAACTTTGGGGGAAAGCCTTTGAAAGAGTGGAACTTGCTGGTCACTCGAAAATTTCCGTTTCTTGGCTTACATTAGAAGATTTTTTACAACTCAATTCTTCTCCTGCCGATACAGAAGGCCTTGTTAATGAACTTCTTAGAGTTAAAGACGTAGAATTTGCAATTCTCCTCGTTGAGGAAGAAGATCAGATTCGAATTAGTTTACGTTCTCGTGGCGTTATTTCTGCCCGTGATATTGCCCATCGTTTCGAAGGCGGTGGTCATATGCAAGCAGCAGGATGTCGAATAGAGGCTCCTCTTTCTCAAGCAATTCAAATCATAACTAAAGCAGTTGAAGAGGCTATGCAATGA
- the truB gene encoding tRNA pseudouridine(55) synthase TruB, translated as MISGLILIDKPRGIRSTHCVSTLRNILKNKIKVGHGGTLDSTADGLLVLLVGSATRLSNYVMMLPKEYSVTIQLGTITDTLDYGGEVLAKNYFKHISEKDIDVLLPAFLGTRMQKPPVISALKLQGKRASDLKRSGLEPEMLPRPVTITSICRISSLNTEGQVSLYIKCHKGTYVRSIVRDIGTMLGCGASVLKLTRVKTGFMSLDQALPFDEMIKINEKNISETILPIQNFIKHFTLYDIAEPLEVELKNGKIIPLTELQCISRGMVFAQDAVCAAGKNLVSLGILRYRNNKAFFKPQTNLFLE; from the coding sequence ATGATTAGTGGGCTTATCCTTATCGATAAACCTAGAGGGATACGTAGCACTCATTGCGTTTCCACCCTTCGCAATATTTTGAAAAATAAGATAAAAGTGGGGCATGGAGGCACTCTTGACTCTACTGCAGACGGCCTTCTTGTACTTCTAGTGGGAAGCGCAACGAGACTATCTAATTACGTTATGATGTTACCTAAAGAATACTCTGTTACAATCCAACTTGGAACAATAACAGATACCTTAGATTATGGGGGAGAGGTGCTTGCAAAAAATTATTTCAAGCATATTTCCGAAAAGGATATAGATGTATTGTTACCAGCCTTTCTTGGAACAAGAATGCAAAAACCACCGGTAATTTCTGCTCTCAAACTTCAAGGGAAAAGAGCTTCTGATTTAAAACGTAGCGGCCTTGAGCCAGAAATGCTTCCTCGTCCTGTTACGATTACATCTATTTGTCGCATATCAAGCTTAAATACAGAAGGTCAGGTTTCCCTTTATATAAAATGCCACAAAGGAACCTATGTTCGGAGTATTGTAAGAGATATAGGGACGATGTTAGGATGTGGCGCGTCTGTCCTCAAACTTACCCGTGTAAAAACAGGTTTTATGTCGTTAGATCAAGCTCTTCCTTTTGATGAAATGATTAAAATCAATGAAAAAAATATTAGTGAAACGATATTACCAATACAAAATTTCATAAAGCATTTTACTCTTTACGATATTGCAGAACCTCTGGAAGTAGAACTTAAAAACGGAAAGATTATTCCACTTACAGAGTTACAGTGTATATCGAGAGGAATGGTTTTTGCCCAAGATGCAGTATGTGCAGCTGGCAAAAACTTAGTTTCTCTGGGAATATTAAGATATCGTAATAATAAGGCTTTTTTTAAGCCACAAACTAATCTCTTCTTAGAATAA
- the ribF gene encoding riboflavin biosynthesis protein RibF, which yields MIQVLGAFDGFHKGHQLLLKEAERLSKEINDTWGVVTFSPHPQYIFNPERLFLLFSEIEKRHIASALQIPNILWVPFDEYLATLNPQDFLKRLESLTSVSGIVVGENFRFGAGRKGDIAFLRQYCHEKNILFSPVPTLEIDGLAVSSTVIRSEVLSGRMQMAKYLLGYPFFIYETVIEGHHRGRELGFPTANLAVPTRKIIPPSGVYAATVVLDSTFYPGALNIGSNPTFTDVKGLRIEVHIPGFTGDLYGKKIMVFIEEYLRGEQRFANRQALSKQLARDAELSTEYFEKNTVKDEPLYRRFSCQL from the coding sequence ATGATTCAGGTCTTAGGAGCTTTTGATGGTTTTCATAAAGGACATCAGTTACTTCTTAAAGAGGCTGAACGTCTCTCTAAAGAAATAAATGACACGTGGGGAGTTGTTACTTTTTCCCCACATCCTCAATATATTTTTAATCCAGAGCGTCTGTTTCTTCTCTTTAGCGAAATAGAAAAAAGACATATAGCGTCAGCACTTCAAATACCAAATATTCTTTGGGTACCTTTTGATGAATATTTAGCAACACTGAACCCTCAAGATTTCTTGAAGCGTTTGGAAAGTCTAACATCGGTATCTGGTATTGTAGTCGGTGAAAATTTCCGTTTCGGTGCTGGTCGAAAAGGTGATATTGCTTTTTTACGCCAATATTGCCATGAAAAGAACATTCTGTTTTCTCCTGTTCCTACTCTGGAAATAGACGGTCTTGCCGTAAGTAGTACCGTTATACGAAGTGAAGTTCTTTCTGGACGAATGCAAATGGCCAAGTACCTGCTTGGATACCCATTTTTTATATATGAAACAGTTATAGAGGGACATCATCGAGGAAGAGAATTAGGCTTTCCTACAGCTAACCTAGCCGTTCCTACCCGTAAAATTATTCCCCCTAGCGGGGTCTATGCAGCTACAGTTGTTCTAGACAGTACTTTTTATCCAGGAGCACTCAATATAGGTTCAAATCCTACTTTTACTGATGTAAAAGGTCTCAGGATAGAAGTCCATATTCCAGGCTTTACAGGGGACCTCTACGGCAAAAAAATAATGGTGTTCATAGAAGAATATTTACGGGGAGAACAACGTTTTGCAAATCGTCAGGCATTATCAAAACAGCTTGCTCGTGATGCAGAACT